A stretch of Drosophila gunungcola strain Sukarami chromosome 3L unlocalized genomic scaffold, Dgunungcola_SK_2 000002F, whole genome shotgun sequence DNA encodes these proteins:
- the LOC128257006 gene encoding dual specificity tyrosine-phosphorylation-regulated kinase 1A isoform X2 produces the protein MPGSGGLRSHILQQDQRASNGNVAHLWASVVEKLNRIHEEQLRRSGDKCVKCQTSDSIGKSIQLSNATGSDGESESANEGSAQVVQGAVNSGSAILCSVNSANNTRKLNLILGKSQQRGEQFVVGTNLQNKLPASSADCHLSPSAETNIRTTPPRSPFYPSPSPSAPCPYSSRHRHRQHHHHYHHYYRHRHHYRHRGCRCRCRCRDASQSASASPASMLLPYQINQRATLLQQSAAATAKSTSTATSTTLPHVPGATTTTTTTTATSLRAVPRIFKRKRDTVQTATTASPLTPQQHPTVAAATSTTSTTSTTTTTTTRRSRLEFILYTEVYEVEKDSVSPGDSHSKLNVGSNESFWQKYGE, from the coding sequence ATGCCGGGATCAGGTGGTCTCCGTTCCCATATCTTGCAGCAGGATCAGCGGGCTTCCAACGGAAACGTAGCACACCTATGGGCGTCTGTTGTTGAGAAATTAAATCGAATCCACGAAGAGCAGCTGAGACGAAGCGGTGACAAGTGTGTGAAATGCCAGACAAGCGATTCGATAGGCAAATCAATTCAATTATCGAATGCAACTGGAAGCGACGGCGAAAGTGAAAGTGCCAACGAAGGTAGTGCGCAGGTGGTGCAAGGTGCTGTAAATAGTGGTAGTGCAATTTTGTGCAGTGTAAATAGTGCAAATAATACGcgtaagttaaatttaattctggGCAAGTCGCAGCAGCGAGGGGAGCAATTCGTTGTTGGCacaaatttgcaaaataaattaccaGCATCGAGTGCGGATTGCCACTTAAGTCCAAGTGCCGAGACAAATATTCGTACAACCCCACCGCGATCCCCTTTCtacccctccccctccccctccgcGCCGTGTCCATATAGTagtcgtcatcgtcatcgccagcatcatcatcattatcatcattaTTATCGTCATCGCCATCATTATCGTCATCGtggttgtcgttgtcgttgtcgttgtcgcgACGCGTCGCAGTCTGCATCCGCATCGCCCGCGTCTATGCTCTTGCCATATCAAATTAATCAACGTGCTACATTGTTGCAGCaatctgcagcagcaacagcaaaatcaacatcaacagcaacatcaactaCATTACCACATGTGCCCGGggcaacaacgacaacaacaacaacaacagcaacatctcTGCGTGCCGTACCTCGTATTTTTAAACGCAAACGTGATACGGTCCAAACGGCAACCACTGCATCACCTTTGACCCCGCAGCAACATCCAAcagtcgcagcagcaacatcaacaacatcCACAACAtccacaacaaccacaacaaccacGCGGAGATCGCGACTGGAGTTCATACTTTACACGGAAGTTTATGAAGTAGAGAAGGATTCGGTTTCCCCCGGCGATTCCCATTCAAAATTGAACGTGGGCAGCAACGAATCCTTCTGGCAGAAATACGGTGAGTAg